A genomic stretch from Papio anubis isolate 15944 chromosome 18, Panubis1.0, whole genome shotgun sequence includes:
- the LOC103880462 gene encoding uncharacterized protein LOC103880462 isoform X1, which produces MDPNCSCAAGGSCTCAGSCKCKACKCTSCKKSECRAISRNLGLWLRLGGNPRLTAAAPAAPWAVPSVPRAVSAKGRRRSAAAVPDVGRALLPGVNRATCTTWRVFFLHTTPSHLLHVLLY; this is translated from the exons ATGGACCCCAACTGCTCCTGCGCCGCTG GTGGCTCTTGCACCTGCGCCGGCTCCTGCAAGTGCAAAGCGTGCAAATGCACCTCCTGCAAGAAGAGTGAGTGCAGGGCCATCTCCAGGAATCTGGGGCTGTGGCTAAGGTTGGGAGGGAACCCAAGGCTGACA gctgctgctcctgctgccccGTGGGCTGTGCCAAGTGTGCCCAGGGCTGTGTCTGCAAAGGGGCGTCGGAGAAGTGCAGCTGCTGTGCCTGATGTGGGAAGAGCTCTGCTCCCAGGTGTAAATAGAGCAACCTGCACAacctggagggttttttttttacatacaacCCCTAGCCATTTGCTGCATGTcctattatattaa
- the LOC103880462 gene encoding metallothionein-1E-like isoform X2 produces MDPNCSCAAGGSCTCAGSCKCKACKCTSCKKSCCSCCPVGCAKCAQGCVCKGASEKCSCCA; encoded by the exons ATGGACCCCAACTGCTCCTGCGCCGCTG GTGGCTCTTGCACCTGCGCCGGCTCCTGCAAGTGCAAAGCGTGCAAATGCACCTCCTGCAAGAAGA gctgctgctcctgctgccccGTGGGCTGTGCCAAGTGTGCCCAGGGCTGTGTCTGCAAAGGGGCGTCGGAGAAGTGCAGCTGCTGTGCCTGA
- the LOC101023389 gene encoding metallothionein-1E, whose amino-acid sequence MDPNCSCATDVSCACAGSCTCKECKCTSCKKSCCSCCPVGCAKCAQGCVCKGASEKCSCCA is encoded by the exons ATGGACCCCAACTGCTCCTGCGCCACTG ATGTCTCCTGCGCCTGCGCCGGCTCCTGCACATGCAAAGAGTGCAAATGCACCTCCTGCAAGAAGA gctgctgctcctgctgccccGTGGGCTGTGCCAAGTGTGCCCAGGGCTGCGTCTGCAAAGGGGCGTCGGAGAAGTGCAGCTGCTGTGCCTGA